The proteins below are encoded in one region of Acidobacteriota bacterium:
- a CDS encoding proline racemase family protein: MLEALRDWQPPADWPALTTIDAHTGGEPLRIVTGGLPEIPGSTMIERRRYFRTHLDHVRQVLINEPRGHREMYGCVVTPPVTPGADFGVLFLHNEGYSTMCGHGIIAVATVAVETGFVAATGGETALAIDTPAGLVRARVLRPPGEPASVAFVNVPSFVAVRDATVDVAGVGGVRYDLAFGGAFYAYVEAAALGLQLVPEEHQRIIDLGMAIKRAVATATPPRHPDTDDLGFVYGTIFVGRALTPAAHSRNVCVFANGQVDRSPTGTGVSGRAAIHHARGELSPGVPLVIESLVGSRFEVRIVERTRVGPHEAVVPEVRGSASITGVHRFVVDPADTLPRGVFLG; this comes from the coding sequence ATGCTCGAGGCTCTCCGCGACTGGCAGCCGCCGGCCGACTGGCCGGCCCTCACCACCATCGACGCGCACACCGGCGGCGAGCCGCTCCGCATCGTCACCGGTGGTCTGCCCGAGATTCCTGGATCCACCATGATCGAGCGCCGCCGGTACTTCCGGACTCACCTCGATCACGTGAGGCAGGTGCTGATCAACGAGCCACGCGGCCACCGGGAGATGTACGGCTGCGTGGTCACGCCGCCTGTGACACCCGGCGCGGATTTCGGTGTCCTCTTCCTCCACAACGAGGGCTACAGCACGATGTGCGGCCACGGCATCATCGCCGTGGCGACCGTTGCCGTCGAAACCGGCTTCGTGGCGGCAACCGGTGGCGAAACGGCTCTGGCCATCGACACACCGGCCGGCCTCGTGCGGGCCCGCGTCCTGCGGCCTCCGGGCGAGCCGGCGTCGGTGGCGTTCGTCAACGTCCCGTCCTTCGTCGCGGTTCGCGACGCGACGGTCGACGTCGCCGGCGTCGGAGGCGTGCGCTACGACCTGGCCTTTGGCGGCGCCTTCTACGCCTATGTCGAGGCTGCGGCGCTGGGGCTGCAACTGGTTCCCGAGGAGCACCAGCGGATCATCGACCTCGGAATGGCCATCAAACGAGCCGTCGCAACGGCAACGCCACCGCGTCACCCCGACACCGACGATCTGGGCTTCGTCTACGGCACGATCTTCGTCGGCCGTGCGCTCACCCCCGCTGCGCACAGCCGCAATGTCTGCGTCTTCGCCAACGGGCAGGTGGATCGGTCGCCGACCGGGACGGGCGTGAGCGGCCGGGCGGCCATCCACCACGCGCGCGGCGAGCTGTCCCCCGGGGTACCCCTCGTCATCGAGAGCCTGGTCGGATCGCGCTTCGAGGTGCGCATCGTCGAGCGGACGCGGGTGGGCCCGCACGAGGCCGTGGTGCCCGAGGTGCGGGGCTCGGCCTCTATCACGGGCGTGCATCGCTTCGTGGTCGATCCGGCCGACACGCTGCCGCGCGGCGTGTTCCTCGGGTGA